The DNA sequence ATCGTCAACGTTAACCGTGATTCCGTCTTTATCCACCGAGAAGCTAACGGCAATTTTTGTATGCGAGTAGCGCAGTGCGTTACGCACAATATTCTCCAGCGCGCTTTCCAGCGCATTGGGGTTGCCGTATAGCGGCCAGGGTCCTGGCGGATACTCCACGGTGAACGATTTACCCACCTGCTCGGCTTCAAAGGCGGCGTTATCCAGTACCTCGCCCCACAGCTGGTTGGCTTTCACCGTTTCGCTGACCAGCGCGGTTTTTGCCTGATTGCGCGACATCACCAGCAGATCGTTAATCATGCTATCCAGCCGGTGCGCTTCCATCTCAATTCGCTCCAGCTCTTTGCTTTCCCCGCTGCGGCGGCGCAGCAACGCGGTGCCTAACTGCAGGCGGGTAAGCGGCGTGCGCAGCTCGTGAGAGATATCGGACAACAGACGATGCTGGCTGGACATCATGCGTTCCAGCGCGGTCACCATCTGGTTAAAACTGGTCCCGGCGGCTAAAAACTCCTGAGGACCGGATTCCAGTTCAGGATGCTGGCGCAGGTTGCCCTGGGCGACTTCATCAGCGGCATTTTTCAGTTTACGCGCCGGTTTTGCCAGGCTCCACGCCAGCCAGAGCAGCAGCGGGGCGCTGACCAACATCGTGACGATCAGCAGCAATAACGGACGGTCGAAGAGCAGATTGATAAAGTCCGATTGTGACGTACTGGCAGGGCGAATCAGATAGAGTTGATAGTTATCTTCCCCATCCCTGACGGAAAAGGGGCCGACCATTTCCAGACGACCATAGCGCTTTTTCTGCGGATGGTCGGCGTTATCCGCCTGGCCGATAAAGTTGCGGATAATCTGCATTTCGTTGCGTTCGGCACCGATAACGCGACCTTCGCTGGTGACCAGCAGCAAACGCTGGCCCGGCGGAGCCCACTTATCGATGGCGCGAAACAGACGACGCCACCACATCAGGTCGTTCGGCGGATCGTTCGCCAGCTCGGCCTCGACGTGTTGTTCAATCATGATGCCCTGACGTTGCTCGCTCTCCAGCAGCTCGGTCATCTGGCGCGAGTCCAGCTTGGGCAGCATCAGAACCAGCATCAACACCAGTGCCAGCGTGAGCCAGAAAATAGCGAAGATGCGTGCGGTTAAACTTCCAATCATGAAGCCGATACCATCAGATAGCCGCGTCCACGCAGGGTTTTAAACCACGGGTGGCCATCTTTGCGCTCCGGCAGCTTACGCCGCAGGTTGGAGATGTGCATATCGATTGCGCGATCGAATGGCGTCAGGCGTTTACCTAAGACTTCCTGGCTAAGATGCTCACGCGATACCACCTGACCAAGATGCTGCGCCAGGAGATAGAGCAGGGTGAACTCGGTGCCGGTAAGTTCCAGCGTCTGGCCATCGAAACTGGCTTCCTGGCGGCCCGGATTAAGGCTTAGCGCATCTACTTCCAGCGTCGGTGAACCAGCCTCGGTCGTTTGCTGCTGCTCGCTCCAGTGTGAACGTCGCAGAATAGCGCGTATACGCGCCACCAGTTCACGATCGTTGAACGGCTTAGGCAAATAATCATCCGCGCCCAGCTCGAGGCCGAGAACGCGATCCAGCTCGCTGCCGCGGGCCGTTAGCATGATAACCGGGGTCTGGTGTGTCTGACGCAACTCTTTGAGCGTATCGATACCGTTTTTCTTAGGCATCATCACATCAAGCAAAAGCAAATCGATGCTGTCGTCCAGAAGGGCCAGCGCCTGTTCTCCATCATGGGCAACGAGCACATTAAAACCTTCCATATCGAGCAGCTCTTTTAACAGGGAGGTGAGCTCCCGGTCATCATCTACTAACAGTATTTTATTCATCGTTTAAATACCTCCGAGGCAGAAATTACGTCATCAAGGCCCGCTAATCCATGACTTTACGTTGTTTTACACCCCCTGACGCATGTTTGCAGCCTGCATCGTAAACTCTCTCTCGTTGAATCGCGACACAAACGTTTTGGGAGTATGTGATGCGCAATGTTATCGCTGCCGTAATGGCCTCAACGCTGGCGCTAAGTGCATATAGCCAAGCCGCTGAAGTCGTCACCAGCGTTAACTGGCTTCCCGGAG is a window from the Klebsiella oxytoca genome containing:
- the cpxA gene encoding envelope stress sensor histidine kinase CpxA codes for the protein MIGSLTARIFAIFWLTLALVLMLVLMLPKLDSRQMTELLESEQRQGIMIEQHVEAELANDPPNDLMWWRRLFRAIDKWAPPGQRLLLVTSEGRVIGAERNEMQIIRNFIGQADNADHPQKKRYGRLEMVGPFSVRDGEDNYQLYLIRPASTSQSDFINLLFDRPLLLLIVTMLVSAPLLLWLAWSLAKPARKLKNAADEVAQGNLRQHPELESGPQEFLAAGTSFNQMVTALERMMSSQHRLLSDISHELRTPLTRLQLGTALLRRRSGESKELERIEMEAHRLDSMINDLLVMSRNQAKTALVSETVKANQLWGEVLDNAAFEAEQVGKSFTVEYPPGPWPLYGNPNALESALENIVRNALRYSHTKIAVSFSVDKDGITVNVDDDGPGVSPEDREQIFRPFYRTDEARDRESGGTGLGLAIVEAAVQQHGGWVKADDSPLGGLRLTIWLPLYKRT
- the cpxR gene encoding envelope stress response regulator transcription factor CpxR → MNKILLVDDDRELTSLLKELLDMEGFNVLVAHDGEQALALLDDSIDLLLLDVMMPKKNGIDTLKELRQTHQTPVIMLTARGSELDRVLGLELGADDYLPKPFNDRELVARIRAILRRSHWSEQQQTTEAGSPTLEVDALSLNPGRQEASFDGQTLELTGTEFTLLYLLAQHLGQVVSREHLSQEVLGKRLTPFDRAIDMHISNLRRKLPERKDGHPWFKTLRGRGYLMVSAS